In Pseudomonas sp. MM213, a genomic segment contains:
- the putP gene encoding sodium/proline symporter PutP: MSVSNPTLITFVIYIAAMVLIGFMAYRSTNNLSDYILGGRSLGSVVTALSAGASDMSGWLLMGLPGAIYMSGLSESWIAIGLIVGAYLNWLFVAGRLRVQTEHNGDALTLPDYFSSRFEDKSGLLRIISAVVILVFFTIYCASGIVAGARLFESTFGMSYETALWAGAAATIAYTFVGGFLAVSWTDTVQATLMIFALILTPIIVLLATGGVDTAFLAIEAQDPANFDMLKNTTFIGIISLMGWGLGYFGQPHILARFMAADSVKSIANARRISMTWMILCLGGTVAVGFFGIAYFSANPAVAMPVSENHERVFIELAKILFNPWIAGILLSAILAAVMSTLSCQLLVCSSALTEDFYKTFLRKSASQVELVWVGRAMVLLVALIAIAMAANPENRVLGLVSYAWAGFGAAFGPVVLISVIWKDMTRNGALAGILVGAITVIVWKHFELLGLYEIIPGFIFASLAIYIVSKLGAPTHGMLQRFAAAEADFRLNK, from the coding sequence ATGAGCGTTAGCAATCCAACCCTGATCACGTTCGTGATCTACATCGCAGCAATGGTGCTGATCGGCTTCATGGCCTATCGCTCCACCAACAACCTTTCTGACTACATTCTGGGCGGTCGCAGCCTGGGCAGCGTCGTGACTGCATTGTCCGCTGGCGCCTCCGACATGAGCGGCTGGTTGTTGATGGGTCTGCCGGGCGCCATCTACATGTCCGGTCTGTCCGAAAGCTGGATCGCCATCGGTCTGATCGTCGGTGCTTACCTGAACTGGCTGTTCGTCGCCGGCCGTCTGCGCGTGCAGACCGAGCACAACGGCGATGCGCTGACGCTGCCGGACTACTTCTCCAGCCGTTTCGAAGACAAAAGCGGCCTGCTGCGGATCATCTCGGCGGTTGTGATCCTGGTGTTCTTCACCATCTACTGCGCGTCCGGCATCGTCGCCGGCGCCCGTCTGTTCGAAAGCACCTTCGGCATGTCCTACGAGACCGCGCTGTGGGCCGGTGCTGCGGCGACGATTGCCTACACCTTCGTTGGTGGTTTCCTGGCAGTCAGCTGGACTGACACCGTACAAGCCACGCTGATGATTTTCGCCCTGATCCTCACGCCGATCATCGTGTTGCTGGCGACCGGCGGCGTCGATACCGCGTTCCTGGCCATCGAAGCGCAAGATCCAGCCAACTTCGACATGCTGAAAAACACCACCTTCATCGGCATCATCTCGCTGATGGGCTGGGGCCTGGGCTACTTCGGCCAACCGCACATCCTGGCGCGTTTCATGGCGGCGGATTCGGTCAAGTCGATCGCCAATGCCCGTCGCATCTCCATGACCTGGATGATCCTGTGCCTGGGCGGCACCGTGGCTGTAGGCTTTTTCGGTATTGCCTACTTCTCGGCCAACCCTGCCGTGGCGATGCCCGTCAGCGAAAACCACGAGCGCGTGTTCATCGAACTGGCCAAAATCCTGTTCAACCCATGGATCGCCGGTATTTTGCTGTCGGCCATTCTGGCTGCGGTGATGAGTACCCTGAGCTGCCAGTTGCTGGTGTGCTCGAGCGCCCTGACCGAAGACTTCTACAAAACCTTCCTGCGTAAATCGGCTTCCCAGGTGGAACTGGTCTGGGTCGGCCGCGCCATGGTGCTGCTGGTTGCCCTGATCGCCATCGCGATGGCCGCCAACCCGGAAAACCGTGTGCTGGGTCTGGTCAGCTACGCCTGGGCCGGTTTCGGTGCTGCGTTCGGTCCGGTGGTCCTGATCTCCGTGATCTGGAAAGACATGACCCGTAACGGCGCACTGGCAGGCATCCTGGTCGGCGCGATCACCGTGATCGTGTGGAAACACTTCGAGCTGCTGGGCCTGTACGAAATCATCCCTGGTTTCATCTTCGCCAGCCTGGCGATCTACATCGTCAGCAAGCTGGGCGCGCCGACTCACGGCATGCTGCAGCGTTTCGCTGCTGCCGAGGCTGATTTCCGCCTGAACAAGTGA
- the putA gene encoding trifunctional transcriptional regulator/proline dehydrogenase/L-glutamate gamma-semialdehyde dehydrogenase has product MATTTLGVKLDDPTRERLKAAATSIDRTPHWLIKQAIFNYLEKLEGGATLTELNGLTAKEADDSGDVHVDHAHQCFLEFAESILPQSVLRAAITAAYRRPEPEVVPMLIEQARLPVAMADATNKLAASIAEKLRNQKSAGGRAGIVQGLLQEFSLSSQEGVALMCLAEALLRIPDKGTRDALIRDKISTGNWQPHLGNSPSLFVNAATWGLLLTGKLVATHNEAGLTSSLSRIIGKSGEPMIRKGVDMAMRLMGEQFVTGETIAEALANASKFEAKGFRYSYDMLGEAALTEHDAQKYLASYEQAIHSIGKASHGRGIYEGPGISIKLSALHPRYSRAQYERVMDELYPRLLSLTLLAKQYDIGLNIDAEEADRLELSLDLLERLCFEPQLTGWNGIGFVIQAYQKRCPYVIDYVIDLARRSRHRLMIRLVKGAYWDSEIKRAQVEGLEGYPVYTRKVYTDVSYIACARKLLSVPEVIYPQFATHNAHTLSAIYHIAGQNYYPGQYEFQCLHGMGEPLYEQVVGKVSEGKLNRPCRVYAPVGTHETLLAYLVRRLLENGANTSFVNRIADQSISIQELVADPVASIEQMATLEGGFGLPHPRIPLPRDLYGAERANSSGIDMANEHRLASLSCALLATAHNHWKAAPMLGCVSSSETPAPVLNPSDLRDVVGHVQEANVEDVDNAIQCALNAAPIWQATPPAERAAILERAADLMEGEIQPLMGLLAREAGKTFANAIAEVREAVDFLRYYAVQARNDFTNDAHRPLGPVVCISPWNFPLAIFSGQVAAALAAGNPVLAKPAEQTPLVAAQAVRLMLEAGIPEGVLQLLPGRGETVGARLVGDDRVKGVMFTGSTEVARLLQRNVAGRLDAQGRPIPLIAETGGQNAMIVDSSALTEQVVIDVVSSAFDSAGQRCSALRVLCLQEDSADRVIEMLKGAMAECRLGNPERLSVDIGPVIDAEAKAGIEKHIQAMREKGRNVYQVAIANSEEVKRGTFVMPTLIELESFDELQREIFGPVLHVVRYKRKDIDQLIGQINASGYGLTLGVHTRIDETIAKVIDNVNAGNVYVNRNIVGAVVGVQPFGGEGLSGTGPKAGGPLYLYRLLSTRPADAIEQSFARGDAATAPDVRLRDAMSKPLTALQTWADSNKFADLSALCVQFAAQSQSGITRVLAGPTGERNSYAILPREHVLSLAEAEGDLLTQLAAVLAVGGSAVWPEADLTKALFARLPKEVQARIKLVADWNKDEVVFDAVLHHGHSDQLRAVCQQVAKRAGAIVGVHGLSLGETNIALERLVIERALSVNTAAAGGNASLMTIG; this is encoded by the coding sequence ATGGCTACCACCACCCTTGGGGTCAAACTTGACGACCCGACCCGCGAGCGCCTCAAGGCCGCCGCGACTTCGATTGATCGCACGCCGCACTGGCTGATCAAGCAGGCAATTTTCAATTACCTGGAAAAACTCGAGGGTGGTGCAACCCTGACCGAGCTCAACGGCCTGACGGCCAAAGAAGCTGACGACAGTGGCGACGTCCACGTCGACCACGCGCACCAGTGCTTCCTTGAGTTCGCCGAAAGCATCTTGCCGCAATCGGTGCTGCGCGCCGCCATTACCGCTGCTTACCGTCGCCCTGAGCCGGAAGTGGTGCCGATGCTGATCGAACAGGCGCGCCTGCCGGTTGCCATGGCTGACGCCACCAACAAGTTGGCTGCCTCGATTGCCGAGAAACTGCGCAATCAGAAGAGCGCCGGTGGCCGTGCCGGAATTGTTCAGGGCCTGTTGCAGGAATTTTCCCTGTCGTCCCAGGAAGGCGTGGCACTGATGTGCCTGGCCGAAGCGCTGTTGCGCATCCCGGACAAGGGCACTCGTGACGCACTGATCCGCGACAAAATCAGCACCGGTAACTGGCAGCCGCACTTGGGCAACAGCCCGTCGCTGTTCGTCAACGCCGCCACCTGGGGCTTGCTGCTGACCGGCAAACTGGTCGCCACCCATAATGAAGCGGGTTTGACTTCGTCGCTGAGCCGCATCATCGGCAAGAGCGGCGAGCCGATGATCCGCAAGGGCGTCGACATGGCCATGCGCCTGATGGGCGAGCAGTTCGTCACCGGCGAAACCATCGCCGAAGCCCTGGCCAACGCGAGCAAGTTCGAAGCCAAGGGTTTCCGCTATTCCTACGACATGCTCGGTGAAGCCGCCCTCACCGAGCACGACGCGCAGAAGTACCTCGCGTCGTACGAACAAGCCATCCACTCGATCGGCAAAGCGTCCCACGGTCGTGGGATTTATGAAGGCCCGGGCATTTCCATCAAGCTGTCGGCACTGCACCCGCGTTACAGCCGTGCGCAGTACGAGCGTGTGATGGACGAGTTGTACCCGCGCCTGTTGTCGCTGACCCTGCTGGCCAAGCAATACGACATCGGCCTGAACATCGACGCCGAAGAAGCCGACCGCCTTGAGCTGTCGCTGGATCTGCTGGAGCGCCTGTGCTTTGAGCCGCAACTGACCGGCTGGAACGGCATCGGTTTCGTGATCCAGGCGTATCAGAAGCGTTGCCCGTACGTGATCGATTACGTGATCGACCTGGCTCGCCGCAGCCGTCATCGCCTGATGATCCGCCTGGTGAAAGGCGCGTACTGGGACAGCGAAATCAAGCGCGCCCAGGTCGAAGGCCTGGAAGGCTATCCGGTCTACACCCGCAAGGTGTACACCGACGTTTCCTACATCGCTTGCGCCCGCAAATTGTTGTCGGTGCCGGAAGTCATCTACCCGCAATTCGCCACACACAACGCCCACACTCTGTCGGCCATTTACCACATCGCCGGTCAGAACTATTACCCGGGCCAGTACGAGTTCCAGTGCCTGCACGGCATGGGCGAACCGCTGTACGAACAGGTTGTAGGTAAAGTTTCCGAAGGCAAGCTGAACCGTCCATGCCGCGTGTACGCACCGGTCGGGACTCACGAAACGCTGCTGGCGTACCTGGTACGTCGTCTGCTGGAAAACGGCGCGAACACCTCGTTCGTGAACCGTATCGCCGACCAGTCCATTTCGATTCAGGAGCTGGTGGCCGATCCAGTGGCCAGCATCGAGCAGATGGCGACGCTGGAAGGCGGCTTCGGCCTGCCGCACCCGCGTATCCCGCTGCCGCGTGATCTTTATGGTGCCGAGCGCGCCAACTCCAGCGGCATCGACATGGCCAACGAACATCGCCTGGCTTCGCTGTCGTGCGCTCTGCTGGCCACTGCTCACAACCACTGGAAAGCCGCGCCGATGCTCGGCTGCGTCTCCAGCAGCGAAACCCCTGCGCCTGTTCTGAACCCGTCCGATTTGCGTGACGTGGTCGGTCACGTACAGGAAGCAAATGTCGAAGACGTCGACAACGCGATCCAGTGCGCCCTGAACGCAGCGCCGATCTGGCAGGCCACCCCGCCGGCCGAACGTGCTGCGATTCTGGAACGTGCCGCCGATTTGATGGAAGGCGAGATCCAGCCGCTGATGGGCCTGCTGGCTCGCGAAGCCGGCAAGACCTTCGCCAACGCCATCGCCGAAGTGCGTGAGGCCGTGGACTTCCTGCGTTATTACGCGGTGCAGGCTCGCAACGATTTCACCAACGACGCCCACCGCCCATTGGGCCCGGTGGTGTGCATCAGCCCGTGGAACTTCCCGCTGGCAATCTTCAGCGGTCAGGTTGCCGCTGCATTGGCCGCCGGTAACCCGGTACTGGCCAAGCCTGCGGAACAAACCCCGCTGGTCGCTGCCCAGGCCGTGCGCCTGATGCTCGAAGCCGGGATTCCGGAAGGCGTGCTGCAACTGCTGCCGGGCCGTGGCGAAACCGTGGGTGCCCGTCTGGTCGGTGACGATCGGGTCAAAGGCGTGATGTTCACTGGTTCCACCGAAGTCGCTCGTTTGCTGCAACGCAACGTCGCTGGCCGCCTGGATGCACAGGGCCGTCCGATTCCGTTGATCGCCGAAACCGGCGGCCAGAACGCGATGATCGTCGACTCCTCGGCACTGACCGAACAAGTCGTGATCGACGTGGTGTCGTCGGCCTTCGACAGCGCCGGTCAACGTTGCTCGGCTCTGCGTGTACTTTGCTTGCAGGAAGATTCCGCTGACCGTGTCATCGAAATGCTCAAGGGCGCCATGGCTGAATGCCGTCTCGGCAACCCTGAGCGCCTGTCCGTGGACATCGGCCCGGTGATCGACGCCGAAGCCAAGGCGGGCATCGAGAAGCACATCCAGGCCATGCGCGAAAAAGGTCGCAACGTGTACCAGGTGGCCATCGCCAACAGCGAAGAAGTCAAACGCGGCACCTTCGTGATGCCGACGCTGATCGAGCTGGAAAGCTTCGATGAGCTGCAACGCGAAATCTTCGGCCCGGTGCTGCACGTGGTGCGCTACAAACGCAAAGACATCGACCAGCTGATCGGTCAGATCAACGCTTCCGGCTACGGCCTGACGCTGGGCGTGCATACGCGCATCGACGAGACCATCGCCAAGGTGATCGACAACGTCAATGCCGGTAACGTCTACGTGAACCGTAACATCGTCGGTGCGGTGGTTGGCGTGCAACCGTTTGGTGGCGAAGGCCTGTCGGGTACTGGCCCGAAAGCCGGTGGTCCGTTGTACCTGTACCGCCTGCTGTCGACGCGTCCTGCCGATGCAATCGAACAATCCTTCGCTCGTGGCGACGCAGCCACTGCACCGGATGTTCGTCTGCGTGATGCCATGAGCAAACCGCTGACCGCCCTGCAAACCTGGGCCGACAGCAACAAGTTTGCCGACCTGAGCGCCTTGTGCGTGCAGTTCGCGGCCCAATCGCAAAGCGGCATCACCCGTGTGCTGGCGGGCCCGACCGGCGAGCGCAACAGCTACGCCATTCTGCCGCGAGAGCACGTGCTGTCCCTGGCCGAAGCTGAAGGCGATTTGCTGACGCAACTGGCGGCGGTATTGGCCGTCGGTGGCTCAGCGGTATGGCCGGAAGCTGACCTGACCAAAGCCTTGTTCGCACGCCTGCCGAAGGAAGTTCAGGCGCGCATCAAGCTGGTTGCCGACTGGAACAAGGACGAAGTGGTGTTTGATGCGGTTCTGCATCACGGCCATTCCGATCAGCTGCGTGCGGTTTGCCAGCAAGTGGCCAAGCGCGCCGGGGCGATTGTCGGGGTTCATGGGTTGTCGCTGGGCGAGACCAACATTGCGTTGGAGCGCCTGGTGATCGAGCGAGCGTTGAGCGTTAACACCGCTGCGGCGGGTGGTAATGCGAGCTTGATGACCATCGGCTAA